In Pseudomonas fakonensis, one DNA window encodes the following:
- a CDS encoding TerC family protein yields the protein MTALHTFLFTPFLGTSTWLWLVFITIVIALLVLDLGVLHRQDREIEMRESLLLYAGYFSVGVLFGLWVWHQLGAQSALEFYTGFLVEQSLSMDNVFVMAMIFSFFAIPRRYQHRVLFWGILGVVVLRAIMIGVGAALVQHFAWVLYIFGAFLLFTGIKMALAKDDNHVDLANNPVLRFVRRHMRVTDQLHGPHFFVRLTPPGASQAVRYATPLFLALVLIELADLVFAVDSVPAIFAITQDPFIVYTSNIFAILGLRSLYFALAALMHRFVYLKYALAMVLVFIGCKIFWHGLVGKVPPELSLGVTFGLLAGGVVLSLLRTRGQAKADL from the coding sequence ATGACAGCTCTGCACACATTCCTCTTCACCCCGTTCCTCGGTACCAGCACCTGGTTGTGGCTGGTGTTCATCACCATCGTCATCGCTTTGCTGGTGCTCGACCTCGGCGTGCTGCACCGCCAGGACCGCGAAATCGAAATGCGCGAAAGCCTGCTGCTGTACGCCGGCTATTTCAGTGTCGGCGTACTGTTCGGCCTGTGGGTCTGGCACCAGTTGGGCGCGCAGTCGGCGCTGGAGTTCTACACGGGTTTTCTGGTCGAGCAGTCGTTGTCGATGGACAACGTGTTCGTCATGGCGATGATCTTCAGCTTCTTCGCCATCCCCCGCCGCTACCAACACCGCGTGCTGTTCTGGGGCATCCTCGGGGTGGTGGTGCTGCGGGCGATCATGATCGGCGTGGGCGCAGCCTTGGTGCAGCACTTTGCCTGGGTGCTGTATATCTTCGGGGCGTTCTTGCTGTTCACCGGCATCAAGATGGCGCTGGCCAAGGACGACAACCACGTCGACCTCGCCAACAACCCGGTATTGCGTTTCGTGCGCCGGCACATGCGGGTCACCGACCAACTGCATGGCCCGCACTTCTTCGTACGCCTGACCCCGCCCGGCGCCAGCCAGGCGGTACGCTACGCCACCCCGCTGTTCCTGGCCCTGGTGCTGATCGAGCTGGCCGACCTGGTGTTCGCGGTGGACAGCGTACCGGCGATCTTCGCCATCACCCAGGACCCGTTCATCGTCTACACCTCGAACATCTTCGCCATCCTCGGCCTGCGTTCGCTGTACTTCGCCCTGGCGGCGCTGATGCACCGCTTCGTCTACCTCAAGTATGCACTGGCCATGGTGCTGGTGTTCATCGGCTGCAAGATCTTCTGGCACGGGCTGGTGGGCAAGGTGCCGCCGGAGCTGTCGCTGGGGGTGACGTTCGGCCTGCTGGCCGGCGGCGTGGTGCTGTCGCTGCTGCGCACCCGGGGGCAGGCAAAAGCAGACCTGTGA
- a CDS encoding substrate-binding domain-containing protein: MRRLLALLLCLLPTLAPAEPAQLRIQGSNTIGAALAPALVRGLLQSQGATSIETLPGAAANETVVRARSRNNQPIRIDIAAHGSSTGFGALASGEADLAAASRPINDREAQQLQALGDLRSAGAEQVIGLDGVAVIVHPDNPLGQLTTEQLAQVFSGQVRRWEQLGVPGGSIHLYARDDRSGTFETFKALVLDPQHGQLFSEARRFEAADELAERVMGDRQAIGFSGLATVHGAKVLAVADGDAPALPPSRALVASEDYPLSRRLFFYLPAHARPQARALAEFAQSPAGQAIVAEQGFVAQQVKALPVPAQADMPPRYRALAGEASRLNVNFRFQEGSASLDNKALRDVQRVGDYLRQAGKLQGKVVLVGFGDPKETPGRAALLSRLRAMAVRRELARAGVEVKEVMGMGDELPVAGNDLEQGRLKNRRVEVWVY; this comes from the coding sequence ATGCGCCGCCTGCTCGCTCTTCTACTCTGCCTGCTGCCAACCCTGGCGCCCGCAGAGCCCGCACAACTTCGTATCCAGGGCTCCAACACCATCGGTGCTGCCCTGGCTCCCGCGCTGGTGCGCGGCCTGCTGCAATCCCAGGGCGCCACATCGATCGAGACCCTGCCGGGCGCTGCAGCCAACGAAACCGTAGTCCGCGCCCGCAGCCGCAATAACCAGCCGATACGCATCGACATCGCCGCCCACGGCTCGAGCACCGGCTTCGGCGCCCTGGCCAGTGGCGAGGCCGACCTGGCAGCAGCCTCGCGGCCAATCAACGACCGCGAAGCCCAGCAGCTGCAAGCACTGGGCGACCTGCGCAGCGCTGGCGCCGAACAGGTGATCGGCCTGGACGGCGTGGCGGTGATCGTCCACCCGGATAACCCGCTAGGCCAGCTCACCACCGAGCAACTGGCACAGGTGTTTTCGGGCCAGGTGCGGCGCTGGGAGCAACTGGGCGTGCCTGGCGGCAGCATCCACCTGTATGCCCGGGACGACCGCTCGGGCACCTTCGAAACCTTCAAGGCCCTGGTGCTCGACCCGCAGCATGGCCAGTTGTTCAGCGAAGCCCGGCGCTTCGAAGCGGCCGACGAACTGGCCGAACGGGTGATGGGCGACCGCCAGGCCATTGGCTTTAGCGGCCTGGCCACGGTACACGGGGCCAAGGTACTGGCAGTGGCCGATGGCGATGCCCCCGCCCTGCCCCCCAGCCGCGCCCTGGTGGCCAGCGAGGACTACCCGCTGTCGCGGCGGCTGTTCTTCTACCTGCCCGCCCACGCCCGGCCCCAGGCCCGGGCCCTGGCCGAGTTCGCGCAGAGCCCGGCCGGGCAGGCGATCGTCGCCGAGCAGGGGTTCGTCGCACAGCAGGTCAAGGCACTGCCGGTACCCGCCCAGGCCGACATGCCACCGCGCTACCGGGCGCTGGCTGGCGAGGCCAGCCGGCTGAACGTCAACTTCCGCTTTCAGGAAGGCAGCGCCAGCCTCGACAACAAGGCCCTGCGCGATGTGCAGCGGGTTGGCGACTACCTGCGCCAGGCCGGCAAGCTGCAGGGCAAGGTGGTGCTGGTGGGCTTTGGCGACCCCAAGGAAACCCCGGGGCGCGCCGCCCTGCTGTCGCGCCTGCGGGCCATGGCCGTGCGCCGCGAGCTGGCGCGGGCGGGGGTCGAGGTGAAGGAAGTCATGGGCATGGGTGATGAGCTGCCGGTGGCGGGAAACGACCTGGAACAGGGCCGGCTGAAGAACAGGCGGGTTGAAGTGTGGGTGTATTGA
- the mnxG gene encoding manganese-oxidizing multicopper oxidase MnxG, with the protein MTTTLRKGPVLPSLLLALLGCNPESEAEAAVQCQRTLTANVVALDQPLMFNRLGAQNANGMIYALRQDVVDERNVPLTRGGAAVPGKVTLRPDKRPRPIVLRLAAGECLTVTLTNLLAYQANPNKHGIHPEQPEGEEGEEGEDNELPEVQGDGHFIADEQVSDRHVGFQVNGLQAVNSIADIAANTGRNGNFLVAPGNTRSYTLYAEREGAFAVTSLGATFGGEGNAGNVANGLFGQVIVLPKGGRSYRNTLAEEDMRLATTGRTATGQPVIDYQARYPQGEPWLSEGKAGKPIIAMLDGLEIISSETDAIVMGPNPDGSFPPSTYPLESLGKRNPALPNRLEAFRDFASQFADEVAGTQAFPGYWADPVMGHVLEPTRDSFMINYGSGGMGAEVVANRLGVGPMHDCLSCAYEEFFLSAHTVGDIGTLVDVPANVGLERIRPGEVPPASATGVKASMALYPAEPANVHHSYIGDFTKFRNTHNGHEQHIFHLHGHQWLFNPNDDNSDYIDAQGIGPGVGYTYEIANGGSGNRNRVAGDAIYHCHFYPHFAQGMWAMWRVHDVFEPGTRLAVSGEGENGFHSTPFALRSGMPAPGARALPDGEIVAGTPIPAIVPLPGKAMAPMPGKVTVVPKLGEALVAQQEGDDHPAENTATRAVGSLALVDRSESNRNADGSLKNPGYPFWIGGMESSVGQRPPTPPLDMLDPALARQLKNSGKALWANLDANQVDGWDGGLGRHALDGVSAGGEAVTTTTKLDFSKVVHKAKPIYLPEEGTEVEQAAMQYHAKAEHPSFALMPGASPVAKAFRTNGALPTAGAPFYEPCMDDRGKRLTQGAGVGEFFSGESLTGLNFRGASTFTADRPRIYKGANIQFDAVYNKVGYHFPQARILALWEDAWPVITKQRPPEPLVMRMNTFDCTQYVHTNLIPSYYEMDDYQVRTPTDVIGQHIHLPKWDLTAADGSANGWNYEDGILSPGSVVERIHAIRAYNQCSEADTRNGTAACPQARQHPFFGRYGRTDWLGARTAMQRWFADPLVNVHNVDRGLGTIFTHDHLGPSTHQQLGLYATVLAEPAGSTWYHAETGEQLYNPAQRQDGGPTSWQAVIQTGDHNGDGRNDSYREFFLEYSDFQHAYEAGVYVGAGPDGVPNAQSYPATADSFRYAINPPVRQKASNLLESVVESRGGLNPGCPSRPCPQAISVDDPGMFVVNYRNEPLALRVFDPNKVGPDGKRGMQADGLGGDLAYAMQTRTDRAIPAMNLAPSAITQAVGPTGGTTRFPPHINKGTEPGDPFTPLLRTYSGDNVRLRVHAGGHEEEHNVTLHGVKWLQNGSGFGNSSNSGWKSSQMVGISEQLGFMAPVSMISSSAATNGDYLYSLDAALEGYWNGIWGIMRNYTAQRADLFPLPNNPQPVAMRNTVNFDGICPKTTANANGIGTRPTVKRNYEIVAALANDILANNHGVSINDPAGIGQHVGAALKANGGTLVFNSRKVSIPLATVLDEEGGTPFSVGGHSSPLHDPTAVLYVRKADLDTSTGKLKAGVPVEPLMLRANAGDCISITLENRLPLMMPDLPSTAVMQQVVKRDRMGSEGSTAFNNNLMRPSSHVGLHAQLLAYDITKSDGVNVGLNPLQTVPPRVGNSGAWPTRVYQYYAGHLEREGKPVLQLGRTVDNIDSTAIEFGGLNFTPADVIKQPQKGLVGAMSVLPQTATWTEDSATRAQATVKVSGQPDYRDFITVWQRSMNMRWADGRPVEGIATEGNGVPGDPKDNGNMAMNYRTEPLWLRFARAPDAPFGHADGAGFADVTNAHMAYSNALVGGDPQTPVLWAKPGQPVRSHVLMPSGGSRGITYQLDGHLWPLHSYQAEKSDAGGYPMGLPGIGSVRFGYNPMAMYIGAQESVLPAAHFSFMLPSAGGANAVPGDYLFRDYAAYGNTSGLWGLLRVTQEAPPAQPQGQ; encoded by the coding sequence ATGACGACCACTCTGCGCAAAGGCCCCGTGCTCCCTTCGCTGCTCCTCGCACTGCTCGGCTGCAACCCCGAAAGCGAAGCCGAAGCCGCCGTGCAATGCCAGCGCACCCTGACCGCCAACGTGGTCGCCCTCGACCAGCCGTTGATGTTCAACCGCCTCGGTGCACAGAACGCCAACGGCATGATCTACGCCCTGCGCCAGGACGTGGTCGACGAACGCAACGTACCCCTTACCCGCGGCGGCGCCGCGGTGCCCGGCAAGGTCACCCTGCGCCCCGACAAGCGCCCACGCCCGATCGTGCTGCGCCTGGCCGCCGGCGAATGCCTGACCGTCACCCTCACCAACCTGCTGGCCTACCAGGCCAACCCCAACAAGCACGGCATCCACCCCGAGCAGCCCGAAGGCGAAGAAGGCGAAGAAGGCGAAGACAACGAGCTGCCCGAAGTGCAAGGCGACGGCCATTTCATCGCCGACGAGCAGGTCAGCGACCGCCATGTCGGCTTTCAGGTCAACGGCCTGCAAGCGGTCAACAGCATCGCCGACATAGCCGCCAACACCGGGCGCAATGGCAACTTCCTGGTCGCCCCCGGCAACACCCGCAGCTACACCCTGTACGCCGAGCGCGAAGGCGCCTTCGCCGTCACCAGCCTGGGCGCCACCTTCGGCGGCGAGGGCAACGCCGGCAACGTCGCCAACGGCCTGTTCGGGCAAGTGATCGTGCTGCCCAAAGGCGGGCGCAGCTACCGCAACACCCTGGCTGAAGAAGACATGCGCCTGGCCACCACCGGCCGCACCGCCACCGGCCAGCCAGTGATCGACTACCAGGCGCGCTACCCGCAAGGCGAGCCCTGGCTCAGCGAAGGCAAGGCCGGCAAGCCGATCATCGCCATGCTCGACGGGCTGGAGATCATCAGCAGCGAAACCGACGCCATCGTCATGGGCCCCAACCCCGACGGCAGCTTCCCGCCCAGCACCTACCCGCTGGAAAGCCTCGGCAAGCGCAACCCGGCACTGCCCAACCGCCTGGAGGCCTTCCGCGACTTCGCCTCGCAGTTCGCCGACGAAGTGGCCGGCACCCAGGCGTTCCCCGGCTATTGGGCCGACCCGGTCATGGGCCATGTGCTGGAACCAACCCGCGATTCGTTCATGATCAACTATGGCTCCGGTGGCATGGGCGCGGAAGTTGTGGCCAACCGCCTGGGCGTGGGGCCGATGCACGACTGCCTGTCGTGCGCCTACGAGGAGTTCTTCCTCAGCGCCCACACCGTGGGTGACATCGGCACCCTGGTGGACGTGCCGGCCAACGTTGGCCTGGAGCGCATCCGCCCGGGCGAAGTGCCGCCAGCCAGCGCCACCGGGGTCAAGGCCAGCATGGCCCTGTACCCGGCAGAGCCTGCCAACGTGCACCACAGCTACATCGGTGACTTCACCAAGTTTCGCAACACCCACAACGGCCACGAGCAGCACATCTTCCACCTGCACGGCCACCAGTGGTTGTTCAACCCCAACGACGACAACTCCGACTACATTGACGCCCAGGGCATCGGCCCGGGGGTGGGTTACACCTACGAAATCGCCAACGGCGGTTCGGGCAATCGCAACCGCGTGGCGGGCGATGCCATCTACCACTGCCACTTCTACCCGCACTTCGCCCAAGGCATGTGGGCCATGTGGCGGGTGCACGATGTGTTCGAGCCCGGCACGCGCCTGGCGGTCAGCGGCGAGGGCGAGAACGGTTTTCACAGCACCCCGTTCGCCCTGCGCAGCGGCATGCCGGCGCCTGGCGCGCGGGCGTTGCCCGACGGCGAGATTGTCGCCGGTACGCCGATCCCGGCCATCGTGCCGCTGCCCGGCAAGGCCATGGCGCCGATGCCGGGCAAGGTCACGGTGGTGCCGAAGCTCGGCGAGGCCCTGGTGGCGCAGCAAGAGGGCGATGACCACCCCGCTGAAAACACCGCCACCCGCGCCGTCGGCTCCCTGGCCCTGGTCGACCGCAGCGAAAGCAACCGCAACGCCGACGGCAGCCTGAAGAACCCCGGCTACCCGTTCTGGATCGGCGGCATGGAAAGCAGCGTTGGCCAGCGTCCGCCAACCCCGCCGCTGGACATGCTCGACCCGGCCCTGGCGCGCCAGCTGAAGAACAGCGGCAAGGCGCTGTGGGCCAACCTTGATGCCAACCAGGTCGACGGCTGGGACGGCGGCCTTGGCCGCCATGCGCTGGACGGCGTATCGGCCGGTGGCGAGGCGGTGACCACCACCACCAAGCTGGATTTCTCCAAGGTGGTGCACAAGGCCAAGCCCATCTACCTGCCCGAGGAGGGCACCGAGGTCGAGCAGGCGGCCATGCAGTACCACGCCAAGGCCGAACACCCAAGCTTCGCCCTGATGCCTGGCGCCAGCCCCGTGGCCAAGGCGTTCCGTACCAACGGTGCGTTACCCACCGCCGGCGCGCCATTCTACGAGCCATGCATGGACGACCGCGGCAAGCGCCTCACCCAAGGCGCAGGCGTGGGTGAGTTCTTCAGCGGCGAGAGCCTAACCGGGCTCAACTTCCGTGGCGCCTCCACCTTCACCGCCGACCGCCCGCGCATCTACAAGGGCGCCAACATCCAGTTCGACGCGGTGTACAACAAGGTTGGCTACCACTTCCCGCAGGCGCGCATCCTCGCCCTGTGGGAGGACGCCTGGCCTGTGATCACCAAGCAGCGCCCGCCAGAGCCGCTGGTGATGCGCATGAACACCTTCGACTGCACCCAGTACGTGCACACCAACCTGATCCCCTCGTACTACGAGATGGACGACTACCAGGTGCGCACCCCCACCGACGTGATCGGCCAGCATATCCACCTGCCCAAGTGGGACCTGACCGCCGCCGACGGCTCGGCCAACGGCTGGAACTACGAAGACGGCATTCTCTCGCCCGGCAGTGTGGTCGAGCGCATCCACGCCATCCGTGCCTACAACCAGTGCAGCGAGGCCGACACCCGCAACGGCACTGCAGCCTGCCCGCAAGCCCGCCAACACCCGTTCTTCGGCCGTTACGGGCGCACCGACTGGCTAGGGGCGCGTACCGCCATGCAGCGCTGGTTCGCCGACCCGCTGGTCAACGTGCACAACGTCGACCGTGGCCTGGGCACCATCTTCACCCACGACCACCTCGGCCCCTCGACCCACCAGCAACTGGGTCTGTACGCCACCGTGCTGGCCGAACCCGCCGGCTCCACCTGGTACCACGCCGAAACCGGCGAGCAGTTGTACAACCCGGCCCAGCGCCAGGACGGCGGGCCGACTTCGTGGCAGGCGGTGATCCAGACCGGCGACCACAACGGTGACGGGCGCAACGACAGCTACCGCGAGTTCTTCCTCGAGTACAGCGACTTCCAGCACGCCTACGAGGCTGGCGTATACGTTGGCGCAGGCCCGGACGGGGTGCCCAACGCCCAGTCCTACCCGGCCACCGCCGACAGCTTCCGCTACGCCATCAACCCGCCGGTACGCCAGAAGGCCTCCAACCTGCTCGAGTCGGTGGTCGAGTCCCGTGGCGGGCTCAACCCCGGCTGCCCGAGCCGGCCATGCCCGCAGGCCATTTCGGTCGACGACCCCGGCATGTTCGTCGTCAACTACCGCAACGAGCCCCTGGCCCTGCGTGTGTTCGACCCGAACAAGGTCGGCCCGGACGGCAAGCGCGGCATGCAGGCCGACGGCCTGGGCGGCGACCTGGCCTACGCCATGCAAACCCGCACCGACCGCGCCATCCCGGCGATGAACCTGGCGCCCTCGGCGATCACCCAGGCGGTGGGCCCCACCGGCGGCACCACGCGCTTCCCGCCGCACATCAACAAGGGTACCGAGCCGGGCGACCCGTTCACCCCGCTGCTGCGCACCTATTCCGGCGACAACGTGCGCCTGCGGGTGCATGCCGGCGGCCATGAAGAGGAGCACAACGTCACCTTGCACGGGGTCAAATGGCTGCAGAACGGCTCGGGCTTCGGCAACAGCTCCAATTCCGGCTGGAAGTCGTCGCAGATGGTCGGTATTTCCGAACAGCTCGGCTTCATGGCGCCGGTGTCGATGATCTCCAGCTCCGCCGCTACCAACGGCGACTACCTGTACTCGCTGGACGCCGCGCTGGAAGGCTACTGGAACGGTATCTGGGGCATCATGCGCAACTACACCGCGCAACGCGCCGACCTGTTCCCGCTGCCCAACAACCCGCAGCCGGTGGCCATGCGCAACACCGTGAACTTCGACGGCATCTGCCCCAAGACCACGGCCAACGCCAATGGCATCGGCACCCGGCCCACGGTCAAGCGCAACTATGAAATCGTCGCTGCGCTGGCCAATGACATCCTCGCCAACAACCACGGGGTGAGCATCAATGACCCGGCCGGCATCGGCCAGCACGTGGGCGCTGCGCTCAAGGCCAACGGCGGCACCCTGGTGTTCAACAGCCGCAAGGTGAGCATCCCGCTGGCCACGGTGCTCGACGAGGAGGGCGGTACCCCGTTCAGCGTCGGCGGCCACAGCTCGCCGCTGCACGACCCCACCGCCGTTCTGTACGTGCGCAAGGCCGACCTCGATACCAGCACCGGCAAGCTCAAGGCCGGGGTGCCGGTAGAGCCGCTGATGCTGCGTGCCAATGCCGGCGACTGCATCAGCATCACCCTGGAAAACCGCCTGCCACTGATGATGCCCGACTTGCCCAGCACCGCAGTAATGCAGCAGGTGGTCAAGCGTGACCGCATGGGCAGCGAAGGCTCCACCGCGTTCAACAACAACCTCATGCGCCCCTCCAGCCACGTAGGCCTGCACGCGCAGTTGCTGGCCTACGACATCACCAAGTCCGATGGCGTGAACGTGGGGCTCAACCCGCTGCAAACCGTGCCGCCGCGCGTCGGCAACAGCGGTGCCTGGCCAACCCGGGTGTACCAGTACTACGCCGGCCACCTGGAACGTGAAGGCAAGCCGGTGCTGCAACTGGGCCGTACTGTCGACAACATCGACAGCACCGCCATCGAGTTCGGCGGCCTTAACTTCACCCCGGCAGATGTCATCAAGCAGCCGCAAAAGGGTTTGGTGGGCGCCATGAGCGTGCTGCCGCAGACCGCCACCTGGACCGAGGACAGCGCCACCCGCGCCCAGGCCACGGTGAAGGTCAGCGGCCAGCCCGATTACCGCGACTTCATCACCGTGTGGCAGCGCTCGATGAACATGCGCTGGGCTGACGGGCGCCCGGTGGAGGGCATCGCCACCGAAGGCAACGGCGTGCCGGGCGACCCGAAAGACAACGGCAACATGGCCATGAACTACCGCACCGAGCCGCTGTGGCTGCGCTTTGCCCGGGCGCCGGACGCGCCGTTCGGGCATGCCGACGGCGCAGGCTTTGCCGACGTAACCAATGCCCACATGGCCTACAGCAACGCCCTGGTAGGTGGCGATCCGCAAACCCCGGTGCTGTGGGCCAAGCCTGGCCAGCCGGTGCGCAGCCACGTGCTGATGCCCAGCGGCGGCAGCCGCGGCATCACCTACCAGCTCGACGGGCACCTGTGGCCGCTGCACAGCTACCAGGCCGAGAAGAGCGATGCCGGCGGCTACCCCATGGGCCTGCCGGGCATCGGCTCGGTGCGCTTTGGCTACAACCCCATGGCCATGTACATCGGCGCCCAGGAGAGCGTGCTGCCGGCGGCGCACTTCAGCTTCATGCTACCCAGTGCCGGTGGCGCCAACGCGGTGCCGGGGGACTACCTGTTCCGCGACTACGCCGCCTACGGCAACACCTCGGGGCTGTGGGGGCTGCTGCGGGTGACCCAGGAGGCTCCGCCGGCGCAGCCCCAGGGGCAGTAA
- a CDS encoding cytochrome D1 domain-containing protein encodes MKRRLHPAYIGMLLGWALIGLGVAYENLWCDARELLQEPAEPETGHRLNRDGVTVEFEARPLGNGVLREGDFASIRFKVSDQNSGQPLSGMAPGAWLDPAQSAPLGDRDSSCKARVALFLKSSIGARPLLDLNSYFLLMLNKDASLTVIDPTVSVGGVTSTLARIELPGQPMDWVASSDDRQVFVSMPERNQVALIDTETFTRVATLPAGEQPLRVALQPDQRLLWVGNNSSDPAKGGVTVIDVPSRSTLKSFITGSGHHEIAFSADSHFAFVSNRDAGTLSVIDIAEMRLVKTLPAGSQPLSVAYSALSQAVYVVDGQEGKVRVFDARRHQLRHTVQAEPGLGPLRFSSDGRFGLVLNTLENQALVIDASSDQLIHHIPVAAEPYQVAFTKGYAYVRGLASPKVSMINLASLGQGRTPIVQGFEAGPAAPRQAGDLPLAQAVSVSRDDNSVFVVNPVDNTTYFYAEGMNAPMSGYNNRGHQARAAIVVDRSLREVAPGVYGSTVKLPAAGTFDVAFLLNQPQIIHCFSTEVAALPQSARRKGVHAEFIGTAEPLLQHSPYMAQVRILSEDGQPRLGLGDLSLRYFLAPSSLPRNQPLSEVGEGIYQAPLELGEAGAWYLHVQSPSLGRKFAEENYTSLRVLPAAAAPTASQGEPRSVR; translated from the coding sequence ATGAAACGCCGACTGCACCCCGCCTACATAGGCATGCTGCTGGGCTGGGCCTTGATCGGCCTGGGCGTGGCCTACGAAAACCTCTGGTGCGATGCCCGCGAGCTGCTGCAAGAGCCCGCCGAGCCCGAGACCGGGCACCGCCTGAACCGCGACGGCGTGACCGTGGAGTTCGAAGCCAGGCCCTTGGGCAACGGTGTACTGCGCGAGGGCGACTTTGCCAGCATCCGCTTCAAAGTCAGCGACCAGAACAGTGGCCAGCCGCTGTCGGGCATGGCCCCCGGAGCCTGGCTCGACCCTGCTCAGTCGGCGCCGTTGGGCGACCGCGACAGCAGCTGCAAGGCGCGGGTGGCGTTGTTTCTGAAAAGCAGCATCGGCGCGCGGCCACTGCTCGACCTCAACAGCTACTTCCTGCTGATGCTGAACAAGGACGCCAGCCTGACGGTGATCGACCCTACGGTGTCGGTGGGCGGGGTCACCAGCACCCTGGCGCGCATCGAGCTGCCGGGCCAGCCCATGGACTGGGTGGCCAGCAGCGACGACCGCCAGGTGTTCGTGTCCATGCCCGAACGCAACCAGGTGGCGCTGATCGACACCGAAACCTTCACCCGCGTGGCCACCCTGCCAGCAGGTGAGCAGCCGCTGCGGGTAGCGCTGCAGCCCGACCAGCGCCTGCTGTGGGTAGGCAACAACAGCAGCGACCCGGCCAAGGGCGGGGTGACGGTGATCGATGTGCCCAGCCGCAGCACGCTCAAGTCGTTCATTACCGGCTCCGGGCACCACGAGATCGCCTTCAGCGCCGACTCGCATTTTGCCTTTGTCAGCAACCGCGATGCCGGCACCCTCAGCGTCATCGACATCGCCGAGATGCGCCTGGTGAAGACCCTGCCGGCCGGCAGCCAGCCGTTGTCGGTGGCCTATTCGGCGCTGTCCCAGGCGGTGTATGTGGTCGACGGGCAGGAAGGCAAGGTGCGGGTGTTCGATGCGCGCCGCCACCAGCTGCGCCACACGGTACAGGCCGAACCGGGCCTGGGGCCGCTGCGCTTTAGCAGCGACGGGCGCTTTGGCCTGGTGCTCAACACCCTGGAAAACCAGGCCCTGGTGATCGATGCCAGCAGCGACCAGCTGATCCACCATATCCCGGTGGCTGCCGAGCCCTACCAGGTGGCCTTCACCAAGGGCTACGCCTACGTGCGCGGCCTGGCTTCGCCCAAGGTGAGCATGATCAACCTGGCCAGCCTCGGCCAGGGCCGCACGCCGATCGTCCAGGGCTTCGAGGCCGGCCCTGCGGCGCCGCGCCAGGCCGGTGACCTGCCGCTGGCCCAGGCGGTGAGCGTGTCGCGTGACGACAACTCGGTGTTCGTGGTCAACCCGGTGGACAACACCACGTACTTCTACGCCGAGGGCATGAACGCGCCGATGTCGGGCTACAACAACCGTGGCCACCAGGCCCGCGCGGCGATCGTGGTCGACCGCAGCCTGCGCGAGGTGGCGCCGGGGGTGTACGGCTCGACGGTCAAGTTGCCGGCGGCCGGCACTTTCGACGTGGCCTTCTTGCTCAACCAGCCGCAGATCATCCACTGCTTCAGCACCGAGGTGGCGGCGTTGCCACAGAGCGCCCGGCGCAAGGGCGTGCACGCTGAGTTCATCGGCACCGCCGAGCCGTTGCTGCAGCACAGCCCGTACATGGCCCAGGTGCGCATCCTCAGCGAGGACGGCCAGCCACGCCTGGGGCTGGGCGACCTGAGCCTGCGCTACTTCCTGGCGCCGTCGTCGCTGCCGCGCAACCAGCCGCTGAGCGAAGTGGGCGAGGGCATCTACCAGGCCCCGCTGGAACTTGGCGAGGCCGGTGCCTGGTACCTGCACGTGCAGTCGCCAAGCCTTGGCCGCAAGTTTGCCGAAGAGAACTACACCAGCCTGCGCGTGCTACCGGCCGCGGCGGCGCCAACCGCTTCCCAAGGGGAACCCAGGAGTGTGCGATGA
- a CDS encoding SCO family protein has translation MKPVDGGKLLALSLLLASQLALAHGGHDHAGKPEQPTATRQEKASVRFADVPLLDQNGMPVRLEKDLVGDHLVVMGFIYTSCTTVCPVVSSIMGKVQQQLGGRVGEEVRLVSISVDPQRDDAKRLASYARTFQHGPGWSWLTGSPYAITETLKGLGSFSANLSEHPPLILVGDGRTGHWTRYFGFTDPSVLVNEVNRLGARRVHAKSTAIAGQQVQP, from the coding sequence ATGAAGCCTGTCGACGGCGGCAAACTGCTTGCCCTGAGCCTGCTGCTGGCCAGCCAGCTGGCCCTGGCCCATGGCGGTCATGATCACGCTGGCAAGCCCGAACAACCCACGGCCACGCGCCAGGAAAAAGCCAGCGTGCGCTTTGCCGACGTACCGCTGCTCGACCAGAACGGCATGCCAGTGCGCCTGGAGAAGGACCTGGTGGGCGATCATCTGGTAGTCATGGGGTTCATCTACACCAGCTGCACCACGGTGTGCCCGGTGGTGTCGTCGATCATGGGCAAGGTCCAGCAGCAACTGGGCGGCCGGGTGGGTGAGGAAGTGCGCCTGGTGTCGATCAGCGTCGACCCGCAGCGCGATGACGCCAAGCGCCTGGCCAGTTACGCCCGCACCTTCCAGCATGGGCCGGGCTGGAGCTGGCTGACCGGCTCGCCCTACGCCATCACTGAAACCCTCAAGGGCCTGGGCAGCTTCAGCGCCAACCTCAGCGAGCACCCGCCGCTGATCCTGGTGGGCGACGGGCGCACCGGCCACTGGACGCGCTACTTCGGCTTCACCGACCCCAGCGTGCTGGTCAACGAAGTCAACCGCTTGGGTGCGCGCCGGGTGCATGCCAAAAGCACGGCCATCGCCGGCCAGCAGGTGCAGCCATGA